Part of the Streptomyces sp. f51 genome is shown below.
CTGTCATCGGTCTGATCTGGGCCGGGATAGCCCGCTACATGCTCGACGGCGGCCACGAATGGCTCGCCGGCTGCTGCTCCGTACCGCTCGCCGACGGCGGCACCCTCGCCGCGGGCACCTGGGACCGGGTGCGGGACAAACACCTCGCCCCCGAGGAGTTCCGCGTCCGCCCGCTGCTGCCGTGGAGCCCCGAGGGCGTCGCCCGCCCCGCGCGCACCGAACTGCCCCCGCTGCTGCGCGGGTACCTCCGCCTCGGCGCCTGGGTCTGCGGCGAGCCCGCGCACGACACCGACTTCGGGGTCGCCGACCTGTACGTGCTGCTGTCGATGCGCCGGGTCAACCCGCGCTACCTGCGGCACTTCCTCTCGCTCGTCCCCGCCTGATGAGCACGCCCCGCACCGGAGCGGAGCGCCTCCCGGTCCTCCGACGTCCCCTGGCCGGCGGAGGACCGGGTACGGCGGTGCCCTCCGACGCCGTCCCCGCGCCCCGCGGTCCCGCCGAGGCCGTTTCTCCGCCCCCCGGGCCCGCCGAGCCCGCTTCTTCGCGCCGCGGGCTCACCGAGACCGTTCTCTCGCCCGGCGGCCCGGTCGAGGCCGTTCCTTCGCCCCGCGGGCCCGTCGGCGGCCCCGTACGGCCCCGGCGGCCCGCCGCCGCTCCCGTACCGCCCCGGCGGTCCGGCGCCGGGCCGGTCCGAACGGACAGCGCCTGGCTGCCCACCGCACCCTGCTCGCCGCGCGGCTGCGTGGAGTCCGCGCGGCCCTGGACGGGCGTGCCCCGGGCCGTCCTGCGGCTGGCCGCGCTGCTGGCCGTGGTCCTCCTCGGTGTCGCCCTGCTCCCGCTCGTCGCACGGCTGCGGACCCGGCCACGCCAGCGATGGATCCGCCGCTGGTGCCTGGCCGTGGTGCACACCGCCGGCGTCCGGACGCGGATCACCGGAACCGCCCGGCCCAGCGGCGGAGTCCTGATCGTCTCCAACCACGTCTCCTGGCTGGACATCCCGCTGCTCGCCGCCGTCCGCCCGGCCCGGATGGTCGCCAAGGCGGAGGTGCGCGGCTGGCCCGTGATGGGGGCGCTTGCGGCCCGCGGCGGCACGCTGTTCATCGACCGCGACCGGCTGCGCGCCCTGCCCGGCACGGTGCGGGAGGTCGCCGAGGCCCTGCGCGGTGGCTCGGCCGTCGCCGCGTTCCCCGAGGGCAGCACCTGGTGCGGCCGTGCCGGCGGCCGCTACCGCGGGGCCCTCTTCCAGGCCGCCCTGGACGCCGGTGCGCCGGTCCAGCCGGTGCGCATCCGGTACGGGTCCGCGGACGGCTCGGCGAGCACCGCGCCCGCGTTCGTGGGTGAGGACTCGCTGCTCGCCTCGCTGTGGCGGGTGGTGTCGGCACGCGGCCTGGTGGCCGAGGTGAGTCTGCGGCCCCCGCTCGCGGCGGGCGGCCACCCCGACCGCCGGTCGCTGGCGAAGGCGGCCCAGAGGCACGGGGGAGACCCGGGACCGTCGGCCGCCGGGCACCTCTGGTGACGAGTG
Proteins encoded:
- a CDS encoding lysophospholipid acyltransferase family protein, coding for MPTAPCSPRGCVESARPWTGVPRAVLRLAALLAVVLLGVALLPLVARLRTRPRQRWIRRWCLAVVHTAGVRTRITGTARPSGGVLIVSNHVSWLDIPLLAAVRPARMVAKAEVRGWPVMGALAARGGTLFIDRDRLRALPGTVREVAEALRGGSAVAAFPEGSTWCGRAGGRYRGALFQAALDAGAPVQPVRIRYGSADGSASTAPAFVGEDSLLASLWRVVSARGLVAEVSLRPPLAAGGHPDRRSLAKAAQRHGGDPGPSAAGHLW